The Pochonia chlamydosporia 170 chromosome 3, whole genome shotgun sequence genome contains the following window.
GGAATCTTCTATGCGCCGTAAATTGCATGAACTTGGCATGCCATTAACCTGTTAAAGTTGTAGTCGAAGTTGAATTTGAAGTGGGCCTTTGCGTTCCATGCAAACGAGCCTCGCCATTGTCCCGTTGTTTCTCTTTGTCGCGACGAGGTAAATAGGCGAGACTCTCCATATCTTCGCTCATGTTTGACTAGAAACCATTTATCGTTATTGATATTCGTCACCCGAAGGGTTGACGATTCTGGATTTGTTTGCAGCAAGATGACTACTCACCCACAGAGATGAATGACATGCTATTCACTTCACCCGAGAATTAAGGCGGCGCCGGCGCTAAACCACATCAGACGACGCCATAGTGGCCTCCCGCCCAGGTACGTAACTTGAACAAGCCAAGCACTTGTCCTGCCGACTGCCACGAAGCGCGTCCCTCCAGTCATCAGTGAGCGACATGGAGACTGGACCAGATCAAGCCAGACCCTAaacttgccttgccttgccttgtgtCTGGATCTAACCGCCAGAGCAGCCCggtctttttgtttttgtttggcTTTTGCACTGCAGAGACAGTTGTGCTTTTGTTTAGGACCATCGatctctttttttttggttcGTGCTACCTACACAGTCACTGACTTTCTTTTGGAGGCTGCATTGTCGACTTGGTTGGGCCGCTCGGTGCCTTTCGCGCGTTGCCTGTGCCCACCGCCCCTGACCTCGATCGACTCCAACACTGAGGGGTGCGGTCCATGATAACAACAATACCGCGGCACGAACAACTCCGTCAATATGTCTGCGAATAGCATCAAGGTCGTGGCCCGGTTCCGGCCCCAGAACCGGATCGAGCTGGATTCGGGCGGCAAGCCCATCGTCTCTTTCAGCTCCGAGGAGTCATGTTCGCTCGACGTATGGAACAGCCCCTCCCctctgccatggctgcagTTTGCCGACGACTGCGTCTTGCGCAAATGGCTTGTATGAATGGCATTCGGCTAACAAACAATGTGTTTAGTCAAAGGAGGCCCAGGGATCATTTACTTTCGATAGAGTGTTTGATATGGCATGTAAGCAGCAGGACATCTTCGACTTCTCCATCAGACCTACCGTGGACGACATCTTAAACGGCTACAATGGAACCGTCTTTGCCTATGGCCAGACCGGTGCCGGTAAATCATACACCATGATGGGTACGAAtatcgacgacgacgaaggaCGAGGTGTTATTCCGCGAATTGTTGAACAGATCTTTGCTAGCATAATGACGAGCCCAAGCACAATAGAGTATACCGTGCGCGTCAGTTATATGGAAATTTACATGGAGAGAATTCGCGATCTGCTGGCCCCCCAAAACGACAACCTACCCGTTCATGAGGAGAAGAATCGCGGTGTCTACGTCAAGGGTTTGCTTGAAATCTACGTATCGAGTGTGCAGGAGGTCTACGAGGTCATGAGGAGGGGAGGCAACGCTCGAGCTGTGGCCGccaccaacatgaaccagGAATCATCACGATCGCATTCGATCTTCGTCATCACCGTCACCCAGAAGAATGTCGAAACCGGCTCGGCGAAGAGCGGTCAGCTCTTCCTGGTGGATTTGGCAGGTAGCGAAAAGGTGGGGAAGACGGGTGCCAGCGGACAGACACtcgaggaagccaagaaaatcAACAAGAGTTTGAGTGCCTTGGGCATGGTCATCAATGCCTTGACAGACGGCAAATCATCCCACGTTCCGTACCGAGACTCGAAATTGACGCGAATCCTGCAAGAATCTTTGGGCGGTAACAGTCGGACGAcgctcatcatcaactgcTCTCCAAGTAGTTACAACGATGCCGAGACCCTCAGTACATTGCGATTTGGTACGAGAGCCAAGtccatcaagaacaaggccaaggtcaaTGCCGAACTCAGTCCTGCTGAGCTCAAGATGTTGCTCAAGAAGGCCCAGGGCCAAGTCACAAACTTTGAGAATTACATTTCTACGCTCGAAGGCGAGATTCAGCTGTGGCGTGCTGGAGAATCTGTTCCCAAGGAAAGATGGGCTCAACCTAGCGATGTTGCCCCAAGAACAGAGCCCAGAACTCCTCGACCCTCAACCCCCTCCAGATTGACGGCTGAGAGTCGATCAGAAACTCCTGTCGCTACCGACCGCGCCTCCACCCCGAGTCTGCCAATGGAAAAGGACGAGCGGGAAGAGTTCTTGCGCCGTGAAAATGAGCTCCAAGATCAGCTGGCTGAAAAGGAATCGCAGGCCACGGCAGCCGAGAAGGCTTTGCGCGAGACGAAAGAAGAAATGACGTATCTCAAGGACCACGACAGCAAACTTGGCAAGGAGAACGAGCGACTAACGACGGAGACGAATGAATTCAAAATGCAGTTTGAGCGTTTGACTTTTGAGAGCAAGGAAGCACAAATTACTATGGATGCCCTGAAGGAGGCTAACTCGGAACTGACGACGGAATTAGACGACGTGAAGCAGCAGCTACTTGATATCAAGATGAATGCCAAGGAGACGGGTGCAGCCTATgacgagaaagaaaagcGGaaggccgagaagatggccaagatgatGGCCGGCTTTGACCTAGGCGGGGAAGTTTTCTCTGAGAATGAGCGCTCCATTAGTGAAGCCATTCAGCACATTGAGAAATTACATGAGATCAGCTCAGTCGGCAACAACATTGCGCCGGACGAGTTCAACGATCTCCGGGCCAAGCTTGTGGAAACGCAAGGCATTGTCAGACAAGCAGAGTTATCAATGTTTGGCTCGTCATCTAGTGAGATGGACTCTCGAAGGAGGCATGAATTGGAGCAGAAGCTGGAGGCTATGCAGCAGCAGTATGAAGACCTCCTGACCAAGAACCTGAGCGAGAGCGATATCGAAGAAGTAAAGGCCCGCCTAGAGCACGCCTATGGCGACCGACAAACAACTCAGGTGGAGCTTATCGACGAGTTGAAGGCTGATGCAGCCCACAAGGCGGCTGAGAATTCAAGAATGAAGATGTTAATTGAAGACCTCCAGCAACGAGTAAAGACTGGCAATGGAGCTGCTCCCATGACCAACGGCAAGACGATCCAGCAACAAATTGCCGAGTTTGACGTTATGAAGAAGAGCCTTATGCGAGACTTGCAGAACCGCTGCGAGCGTGTTGTTGAGTTGGAGATCTCACTGGATGAGACTCGTGAACAATACAACAATGTGCTACGGTCGTCCAACAACCGGGCACAGCAAAAGAAGATGGCCTTCTTGGAGAGGAACCTTGAGCAGCTCACTCAGGTCCAGCGCCAGCTTGTGGAACAGAACTCTGCTCTTAAGAAAGAGGTTGCTATTGCGGAGCGTAAGCTCATTGCGAGAAACGAGCGCATTCAGAGTCTGGAGAGCTTGCTGCAAGACAGCCAAGAGAAGATGGCAGCCGCCAATCACAAGTATGTAGCCCCTGAACTTTTGCAGCCCGTCATTTTTAACCATGATCACTAACCATTTCCACCGTAGGTTCGAGGTCCAACTTGCCTCTGTGAAGGAGCGCCtcgaggcagccaaggccGGCAGCACAAAGGGTCTCAACGCCACCGGCGGCGGCTTCAGCTTCGCCGCTGCCGGCAGCCGCATCGCCAAACCCCTTcgtggcggcggtggtgatggccCCGGCGCGCCCCCCTCGATCCAGTCGTTGCAGAACGAGgccaccagcaacaagcgTAGCAGCTGGTTTTTCAACAAATCGTAACCTTGCACGTAattttgctttttgccaGGGCGTTTACGAGTAGAGATGACGACTAGATTACACACCCAAGACATACCCAACCCCCCTCTCGAGCAAAACGAGCAGTTTATATATTGCAAACAAAGCAGAAAGATGATTCGATTCAATATCCTATTACACGTCTATACGCCCTCCGTTTCTCAACATTGTTGGTATTCTGACTGCCCTTTTTTATGTCATCTATTTTTTTGATCAGACTTCCCCTGTTCGTTGAGTTATTTATCACTTCCAACCCCGTGAGGTCTACAGCCGAGAAAACACAGCACACACATCCCTGCTCCTTTACTCCCGAACTCTACATAGACGAGGTAGCGATGACGATTGGATTTATGATAAAACTGGGCTTTTGAGGAGGAGAACCCTTGTTCGAAGAAGTACAGGGGATGGGAGTTTTTGGTCAAATGGCTGAGACGGGAGGACGAGAGGCACAGTTATGGGGTACTGGGGACTAAACTGGAGTCGTGGATGGCGGTTTATGATTGTAGAGCTCACGTATGAAATCACAAATAtgcaaaaataaaatactCTGAACAAATTACGGGACTTTGATTAGATGGTCAGGGTAGAGATTGCTCTTTTCATTATCTGCAGAAACTACCAGTGATAAATCCAACTGAAACGCGAGATGCTATGTAAACAAAATGAGAGGACGAGAAAATGTCCAGATATTCGTAATGGAAAGTGCTGTTCCGGTGTCGACTACATCAAATCTAGCCCAAATCTACAACAATCCCAACAAACTAGAGTGGCTATCGTCAATCCAGCTATCTGCAGGTATAACTACCTTTGTAGTGATTGTAATTTAGTGAACTTCCTTGCTGTGCTTGGCGATAAAAACGGCCTGTGGCACAAGAATAGCAGCAAAGAGAATGAGAGCAGCCATGCTCAGACAGAACATCTTGACGTAGAGAATCAAAAGACGGCGCCAAGAAGACTTGCTAAAGGTGGTCCAGGCATCAGAAACAGTGGCATATCCCTtaccaccaacaacctcgGGCTCAACCTTGCCCTCGAAGGAGCGGTCAAAGGGAATAATGGTGCTCTGTTCAACAGGCAAGAGCGAAGCCTGGACACGAACGAGAATAACGTAGGCGGGGATGACGACAAAGACAGAAGCggcaatggtgatgatggccacaACGACAgacttgacgatgaagccgGCACCGatggcgtccatgtccatgggcTCGTTGAAGCCGCCCTTGGGCATCTTAATACCGAGAATGAGTGCCATGATGAGGGGAATAAAACGAGTGACTTCGCTGGCGAACCAGAAAATGGTGACGGCCTTCCAGGTGGCATCGAAAGTGCGTCGGAAAGGCGGCAGGCGAGACCAAAAGTGCAAAGGTGAAGGCTCGGAAATGATGATGTGAACCCAGGCGGTGCTGTACTGAACCAGGGTCAGGGAGGCGAGGAGAGTGGCGACGGGGACGAAGTAGCCGCCAAAAGTGCCGGTGAAGATGCCCATGAGGATAGAGGTGAGGAAGACCTGGGCAAGGTAGCAGAAGAAGCCGCGGAAGTTGGCCTTGATGCCGCCGTTGGCCATGAGGAGGCGGTTGATGGCGCGGAAGGAAGATGTCACTGTTCGAGGCTGGCCGTTGGTGGGCTTGAAGCCGTTGCGAGCGatgccttcttcgccgtcgGATGCGGATTCGTTGAGCGGAACGGGTTCGTAGGCGGGTGGGTTCTCGTCTTCGACCATGGCAAACACAGGGTACACCATCTTGAAGGTGTATTCGAACTGTTGCGAGGGCACTTGTTAGGACGGGTTGTCCATGTTGTAAAGGAAGACGACGCTGCGTTGCGCCAGTTGTGATGGGCCAACGCAGAGAGGTCGATCGGTTGGTAAAAtcattgacaaggccaacttACAATGAGAAACAGCGGGATCAGGGCCAGAATATCGACGAGAACAACGAGCAGTGCCCAAGCGGGCAGCTCGTAGCCTTTGATATCATCGCCACCGTTGATGGTGCGTTTGGTGAGGAACTGCATGGTGGGCGCGCGGATGCAGGTTGTGTGTCGTCTTAGCCAGTAGAAGACAAGGCGTAAGGGAATAAAACAAAGGAGAGAAAATGGAAAGGAAAATGACAATATTTGAAGGAGAGATTCAAGCCTCAAATAAATGAAGGTCAAGAATTCAGATGATGACGGAACAGTGGAAGCGAGATGGGAGCAGTGCAGGCTGCAGCGGGGCCTGGAACAGTCTTAACTCTTAAGAACTGGGGCTGAGGCAGCTCACCAGACTGTCACCATACATTCACTCATCAGATTCACCAGCCCAGACTCAATGGGGTGAGTGCCGAGTGTCCCGTTGCCAGACACTAAAGACGCTGGCGGACAATGCtattgaccagaccatgCAGTCATTGATGTCTTGAACTGCTAGCTTCTGAGCAGAGCCGCAGGCAGCACAGCCCACTTGATGGAACTGGACAGCGTGTTTCCGTCCTTCTCTTCACTTCCACATCGGCCGTTTCCTAATGCGTTGGCCTGGTCTGTCAGAAGGATGCAAGCCAAGGCCCTCCGTCCATGTTCCCTGCACAAGACTTTTCCAACTTGCGTTCACTCCGAAGCAGCTCTGGAGCTCTGATGCCCAACGAATTGTCAGCTTCATGGTGGTTGTTCGCGCCACCCTGATCCAGAGTGTAGACTGTGTTTCGCGCCATTCAACCTGTTACAAGGGTGATACGAGCCGCTTCGGCCTCGCTCCGTCGCGGTTCTCCATACCAAGATCGGTGTCCCGAGGATGAGCTGGCCATGAGTGAGCAGCGcatttctctttttctttcctggtAGTGGCGGCCAAGGAACTACGTATTCTAGGCCATCGTGAGCATCTTGCCTTCCGCTCGAGTGGCGACTTGACTGTTTTCCGGGTGAGGTAGCCGCCAGCATTATCTCTCAAGACTTggatggatgttgagagTGCTTACGCGCGTCGTTGTCCTTACCGCCTTTGGCGCATGGCTTGACGACTAATAGCAAGGGTCTTTATCCATCAGTTGTGCTCCGCACACAAAGAATGCGGCATGTAATTCAACGAAAGGCTGGAAAGAAAGGTGTCTATTCGTTTGGCGCAAAATGCAATAATCTCATCGGCAGTCGGAGCTGAAGATTTCGTTAGTCGTCGTCTTGACGTCAAGAAATATGGAGTCGTAATCGAAGGCTGACCATTGTTGTGCGTAGTTGCTGAGTGTGTTTGCCAACGTCTCATACTAAGCAACTATTGTTAGAAAGAAGTTGAGTTCTCCATGTGCCGGTCTCTTGCAGCAACCGGTGGTTGGCAATAGCATGACctgtcaagtgtcaagatATTTCACCCACAACCAGGCATAGTCTTGCCAAAGTAGTAAAATTGAATTCAATCAAATTGAAGTCAGATTGCAACCTGCAAGCAGGCTGAGCTCACAGTCAGTCAGTCTCTTCGTCCTTGTAAAGTTGCCATTCAATCGGTggtcgctcctgcctacACAGTCGTGGAACCCCGCTGTGCCTGGAGTCAGAAAAGAGGCACCCACATGCAGCAGGTACATCAAGCTCACCACAAAGCCATGATGTCGATGGTGGGGCATCACTTGAGCAAGCACTCAACATGACTATCATCCCAACTTGAGTTTCGGAGTAGAGCAAATAATAAAAGCTGCCACCCCCTCTTCATTTCGTCACATGGCAGCTCCATCTATCCCCAATCTCCTCAGTCTGAGGGGCAGCAGCCGCGGAGGAGGCCGtggaggcagaggcagaagGCAAGGCGGCCCGGCAAATTCATCCAACGGCACATCACCAGATGCCGCTATCCAGGGCACCGATACGGATGCTGCCGTATCACGGCTGAGTGCCGTTGATCTGGGCTATCTGGAAGATCCCTATGCCAGATTATTTGTAAATGGGCCGCCGACAAGACGCCTGCCCATAATAAACCGAGGTCCGTACCAGTTAgttctccttctcatcgtGAGTCCGTGTACGCTGATATCACAGTAGGCACTTATATGCGGACCAAGTCCCTAGATGCCATGGTGGACGCCTTTCTCTCGCACAACGGCTCATCCGTAAAGCAAATAATATCCCTTGGTGCCGGAACCGATACCAGACCTTTACACATGCTCCAGAAACCCGGGGCCGAAAACATCATCTATCACGAAG
Protein-coding sequences here:
- a CDS encoding kinesin heavy chain (similar to Aspergillus terreus NIH2624 XP_001211018.1) — encoded protein: MSANSIKVVARFRPQNRIELDSGGKPIVSFSSEESCSLDVWNSPSPLPWLQFADDCVLRKWLSKEAQGSFTFDRVFDMACKQQDIFDFSIRPTVDDILNGYNGTVFAYGQTGAGKSYTMMGTNIDDDEGRGVIPRIVEQIFASIMTSPSTIEYTVRVSYMEIYMERIRDLLAPQNDNLPVHEEKNRGVYVKGLLEIYVSSVQEVYEVMRRGGNARAVAATNMNQESSRSHSIFVITVTQKNVETGSAKSGQLFLVDLAGSEKVGKTGASGQTLEEAKKINKSLSALGMVINALTDGKSSHVPYRDSKLTRILQESLGGNSRTTLIINCSPSSYNDAETLSTLRFGTRAKSIKNKAKVNAELSPAELKMLLKKAQGQVTNFENYISTLEGEIQLWRAGESVPKERWAQPSDVAPRTEPRTPRPSTPSRLTAESRSETPVATDRASTPSLPMEKDEREEFLRRENELQDQLAEKESQATAAEKALRETKEEMTYLKDHDSKLGKENERLTTETNEFKMQFERLTFESKEAQITMDALKEANSELTTELDDVKQQLLDIKMNAKETGAAYDEKEKRKAEKMAKMMAGFDLGGEVFSENERSISEAIQHIEKLHEISSVGNNIAPDEFNDLRAKLVETQGIVRQAELSMFGSSSSEMDSRRRHELEQKLEAMQQQYEDLLTKNLSESDIEEVKARLEHAYGDRQTTQVELIDELKADAAHKAAENSRMKMLIEDLQQRVKTGNGAAPMTNGKTIQQQIAEFDVMKKSLMRDLQNRCERVVELEISLDETREQYNNVLRSSNNRAQQKKMAFLERNLEQLTQVQRQLVEQNSALKKEVAIAERKLIARNERIQSLESLLQDSQEKMAAANHKFEVQLASVKERLEAAKAGSTKGLNATGGGFSFAAAGSRIAKPLRGGGGDGPGAPPSIQSLQNEATSNKRSSWFFNKS
- a CDS encoding ubiquitin conjugating enzyme (similar to Metarhizium acridum CQMa 102 XP_007807025.1) — translated: MQFLTKRTINGGDDIKGYELPAWALLVVLVDILALIPLFLIFEYTFKMVYPVFAMVEDENPPAYEPVPLNESASDGEEGIARNGFKPTNGQPRTVTSSFRAINRLLMANGGIKANFRGFFCYLAQVFLTSILMGIFTGTFGGYFVPVATLLASLTLVQYSTAWVHIIISEPSPLHFWSRLPPFRRTFDATWKAVTIFWFASEVTRFIPLIMALILGIKMPKGGFNEPMDMDAIGAGFIVKSVVVAIITIAASVFVVIPAYVILVRVQASLLPVEQSTIIPFDRSFEGKVEPEVVGGKGYATVSDAWTTFSKSSWRRLLILYVKMFCLSMAALILFAAILVPQAVFIAKHSKEVH